A stretch of Ipomoea triloba cultivar NCNSP0323 chromosome 13, ASM357664v1 DNA encodes these proteins:
- the LOC116000864 gene encoding protein ESSENTIAL FOR POTEXVIRUS ACCUMULATION 1-like isoform X2 — translation MADGKLDLPDDLLSSRPSDQTWIPKGSDEDKSLTGLLDLSKDQAVPDSSIPLSPQWLYAKPSDTKTEMRTPSSLSLGSSADPSQKEAWRTDAPEDKKDWRRTTTENDSRRWREEERETGLLARRDRRKQDRRAVENVSAKETTENRALPTTDRWHDGGNRNAGLEARRDSKWSSRWGPEEKEKEARTEKKVDTEKEDANSDTQTFVASRAVPERDPDARDKWRPRHRLEGTTAVPGSYRAAPGFGVERGRAEGSYVGFVIGRGRSSMSIQRSSGGAIGAALSENDKSVLGKPFIAANTFSYPRGKLLDIYRWQRIDSSFGNVYEKMEEAPPITQETVIEPLSFVVPDHEEEAILNDMWTGKITSSGALYNCYKKGRSTDNIAEIEEMESSNGKVSALPTDTKEKMADIIPNVSKDIRELAVDYSVDTNLHGIEAKNRVPDVAGDDIISTLIRDEYKSRSIDISRSQFEDSELTPSYRAKSTAASDISSKLSNDSNSLFGMPSSAQYLGSNTNENQLTRGVPPEELSMFYRDPQGEIQGPFLGVDIISWFEQGFFGTDLPVRLVDAPEDSPFEELGDVMPHLRVGHSYGGVPDPSSKLEQPATSEGALVADIQDSMSVSVVDSSTTRDGLMWQPSDFDGPYAHHIQSKLTNHEFLQPEKSFSKGDDFNDFVAQDEEIVFPGRPGSSGNPIGKASRTSNDPSSIINGSSIPSEMSEHGMAVQRDNNLHPFGLLWSELEGPFARNGSRAGQDQRVNPIAGRVSPFGTMNESTVAVEARPDIYKKNVLSDPNMYQSAMDARHLSRMDQESNHYDLADKLLSQQLQQQHLQPHNLMSPHNVHMNDAMMERVGTQNSIHSPHLAGQMGQDLEQFIALQAQQQRQLQFQQLQQQQQYHQQQMLLKEQQQTQAREQLLLEQILRNQMLDSNHGQSHVDAMIANSAREQAFMKQKILSELQLPQLPTRQADPSIEHLIQARFGQMQHPEHRNDLLELLSRAKHGPMHPLEHQIIQHEQLHGRQMPMGLRQRLEMEEDRQTSFWPINETGQFHRNPGVAHRTSSGLGPLDLFQKQQILSPEDHIGLLERNLALQDRRPQRGFYDPGLNPFERSMTLPGGGGGGVNMDVVNTMARAQGLHVQDPNVQMHSGGNMGGFSSGAYHRSLVPNAFHGSHSDSMEGQWSESNGQMPTDWIESHIQRLHLTGERQMKESEMKRSSDDSSLWMSAGGNDESSRRLLMELLHQKSDQLSTHRPENFVGTSYERGLASAHISGTNNVNYSFNAVSDQEMGLSQSLVVGPCSSNSGVQPKSFLAEEIAGLNTAENFSFRSHSGSLIEEPFLSGINDINKGSQLETRGQVKLAGSAAIDQGEVPVSVLRRNTSLDTGGMYSDDNSTGGAMAEDVKKDRASAATSRCPENILLKRPPVMRVLSNQEGLSELNIDNVRGRSLSSEVEKRDGGGNAANQVSDTFATGKKEVGFRRTASCGDAEVTETSFSDMLKSNAKKPPQEVHSSTAASESFDAAQGARRNKKKGKKGRQIDPALLGFKVTSNRIMMGEIQRIED, via the exons ATGGCTGATGGAAAGCTCGATCTCCCTGACGATCTCCTCTCATCCAGACCGTCCGATCAGACTTGGATTCCAAAAG GTAGTGATGAGGACAAGTCATTGACAGGATTGCTTGATTTGTCTAAGG ATCAAGCAGTGCCTGATAGCAGCATTCCTTTGTCTCCACAGTGGCTCTATGCTAAACCAAGTGACACTAAGACA GAAATGCGTACACCAAGTTCATTGTCCCTTGGAAGTTCTGCTGATCCAAGTCAGAAGGAGGCCTGGCGTACAGATGCACCTGAGGATAAAAAAGATTGGAGAAGGACTACAACAGAGAATGACAGTCGTCGTTGGCGTGAGGAAGAGAGGGAAACTGGTTTGCTTGCCCGAAGGGATCGTAGGAAACAAGATCGTCGTGCTGTTGAGAATGTTTCTGCCAAAGAAACAACTGAAAATAGAGCTTTGCCTACTACTGACAGATGGCATGATGGTGGTAATCGCAATGCAGGTCTTGAAGCAAGGCGTGATAGCAAGTGGTCTTCTAGATGGGGTCCCgaagaaaaagagaaggaagCTCGGACAGAGAAAAAGGTTGACACTGAGAAGGAGGATGCTAATAGTGACACTCAAACTTTCGTTGCTAGCCGTGCTGTTCCAGAGCGGGACCCAGATGCCCGTGATAAGTGGCGACCACGCCACAGGCTGGAGGGAACTACTGCAGTCCCTGGTTCATATCGTGCTGCTCCTGGATTTGGGGTTGAGAGAGGACGTGCAGAGGGTTCATATGTGGGGTTTGTCATAGGGCGTGGGAGATCTAGCATGTCTATTCAAAGATCATCAGGTGGTGCAATTGGTGCTGCACTGTCTGAGAATGATAAGAGTGTTCTTGGAAAACCATTCATTGCAGCCAATACCTTTAGCTATCCGAGGGGAAAACTGCTTGATATATATCGCTGGCAAAGGATTGACTCTTCTTTTGGTAACGTTTATGAGAAAATGGAAGAAGCACCTCCCATCACACAAGAAACTGTCATTGAGCCGTTATCTTTTGTTGTTCCTGATCATGAAGAGGAG GCCATTCTGAATGATATGTGGACTGGAAAAATCACAAGTAGTGGGGCATtatataattgttataaaaaGGGAAGATCAACTGATAACATTGCag aaattgaagaaatggaATCTTCCAATGGCAAAGTGTCAGCCCTGCCTACTGATACAAAGGAAAAGATGGCAGATATCATTCCTAATGTATCAAAAGATATTCGAGAATTGGCTGTTGACTACAGTGTTGATACAAATTTGCATG GAATAGAAGCCAAAAACAGAGTTCCTGATGTTGCTGGAGATGATATTATATCAACCTTGATAAGAGATGAGTATAAAAGCAGATCAATAGATATTAGCAGGTCTCAATTTGAGGATTCTGAACTCACTCCTTCCTATCGTGCCAAATCAACTGCTGCTTCTGACATCAGTTCTAAGCTTTCTAATGATTCAAATTCCCTTTTTGGCATGCCATCTTCTGCGCAATACCTGGGAAGTAACACTAATGAAAACCAATTAACGAGGGGCGTTCCACCTGAGGAGTTAAGTATGTTCTATCGTGATCCTCAAGGTGAGATACAGGGCCCATTTCTTGGCGTTGACATAATCTCTTGGTTCGAACAAGGATTTTTTGGAACAGATTTGCCAGTTCGCTTGGTAGATGCCCCAGAAGATTCACCTTTTGAAGAATTGGGTGATGTTATGCCACACTTAAGAGTTGGACATTCTTATGGTGGTGTCCCTGATCCAAGTTCTAAATTAGAGCAACCTGCAACATCTGAGGGAGCATTGGTAGCTGATATACAGGATTCTATGTCTGTTTCTGTTGTTGATTCTTCAACTACCCGTGATGGCTTGATGTGGCAACCATCGGATTTTGATGGTCCTTATGCCCACCATATTCAGTCAAAATTAACTAATCATGAATTTCTTCAGccagaaaaatcattttccaaggGTGATGacttcaatgattttgttgccCAAGATGAAG AAATTGTTTTCCCAGGGAGGCCTGGAAGTAGTGGTAATCCTATTGGCAAAGCTTCAAGGACCAGTAATGATCCTTCAAGTATTATAAATGGTTCTTCAATTCCTAGTGAAATGTCTGAGCATGGAATGGCAGTTCAGAGGGATAATAACTTGCATCCATTTGGTCTGCTATGGTCTGAGCTTGAAGGCCCTTTTGCAAGGAATGGTAGTAGAGCTGGTCAGGATCAGCGTGTAAACCCCATTGCTGGAAGGGTTTCCCCATTTGGCACAATGAATGAATCAACTGTTGCTGTGGAGGCAAGGCCTGATATTTACAAAAAGAATGTACTGTCTGACCCAAACATGTATCAAAGTGCCATGGATGCTCGACATTTGTCACGGATGGACCAAGAGTCAAACCACTATGATTTGGCTGATAAGCTGCTGTCTCAACAGCTCCAACAGCAGCATCTTCAGCCACATAATCTGATGTCTCCTCATAATGTCCACATGAATGATGCAATGATGGAAAGAGTGGGGACTCAGAATTCAATACACAGTCCACATCTTGCTGGCCAAATGGGGCAAGATCTGGAACAGTTCATTGCTCTTCAAGCCCAACAGCAAAGGCAACTGCAATTTCAACAACTGCAGCAGCAACAACAGTACCATCAGCAGCAAATGCTTCTAAAAGAACAGCAGCAAACTCAGGCTAGAGAGCAGCTGCTTCTTGAACAAATATTGCGGAATCAAATGCTTGATTCCAACCATGGTCAATCACATGTTGATGCTATGATAGCCAATAGCGCTCGTGAACAGGCTTTCATGAAGCAGAAAATTTTAAGTGAGCTACAACTCCCCCAGCTGCCTACAAGGCAAGCTGACCCTTCCATTGAGCATCTTATTCAAGCAAGGTTTGGTCAAATGCAACATCCAGAGCATCGAAATGATTTGTTGGAGCTCTTATCCAGAGCAAAGCATGGACCGATGCATCCATTGGAGCATCAGATCATTCAGCACGAACAGCTGCATGGTAGGCAGATGCCTATGGGGTTGAGGCAACGGTTGGAAATGGAGGAAGACAGGCAAACTTCTTTTTGGCCAATTAATGAAACTGGTCAGTTTCATAGAAATCCTGGTGTTGCTCATCGAACCAGCTCTGGACTTGGCCCATTAGATCTTTTTCAAAAGCAACAGATACTGTCTCCTGAAGATCACATTGGTCTCCTCGAGCGGAATCTTGCATTACAGGATAGAAGACCTCAGCGTGGGTTTTATGATCCAGGGTTAAATCCATTTGAGCGATCAATGACGTTGCCTGGaggaggtggtggtggagtTAATATGGATGTTGTAAATACAATGGCACGTGCACAGGGTTTACATGTTCAGGACCCTAATGTGCAAATGCATTCTGGTGGTAACATGGGTGGGTTCTCTTCTGGTGCCTACCATCGGTCATTGGTTCCCAATGCATTTCATGGTTCCCACTCAGATTCAATGGAGGGCCAATGGTCTGAAAGCAATGGTCAGATGCCAACTGATTGGATAGAATCCCACATTCAGCGATTGCATCTTACTGGTGAGAGGCAAATGAAGGAGTCAGAGATGAAAAGGAGTTCTGATGATTCAAGTTTATGGATGTCTGCGGGAGGAAATGATGAAAGTTCAAGGCGTTTGCTTATGGAACTGCTTCACCAGAAATCTGATCAATTGTCAACACACCGTCCAGAAAATTTTGTTGGAACCTCCTATGAAAGAGGTCTAGCTTCAGCACACATTTCTGGGaccaataatgtaaattattccTTCAATGCTGTGTCTGATCAAGAAATGGGGCTAAGCCAATCCCTCGTTGTTGGGCCTTGTAGCTCTAATTCAGGTGTGCAACCAAAAAGCTTTCTTGCAGAAGAGATTGCTGGTCTTAATACTGCTGAAAATTTTTCCTTTAGATCTCATTCTGGATCATTAATTGAAGAACCTTTCCTCTCTGGCATAAATGATATCAACAAG GGCTCTCAATTAGAGACTCGAGGTCAGGTTAAGCTAGCTGGTTCGGCAGCTATAGATCAAGGGGAAGTCCCGGTTAGTGTTCTGAGAAGGAATACTTCACTTGACACTGGAG GCATGTACAGTGATGACAATAGTACTGGTGGTGCCATGGCAGAAGATGTTAAAAAGGATCG TGCATCTGCTGCTACATCAAGATGTCCAGAAAACATTTTGCTAAAACGTCCGCCTGTTATGCGGGTTTTATCGAATCAAGAAGGTTTGTCTGAGCTGAACATTGACAATGTCAGAGGGAGAAGTCTTTCTAGTGAAG TGGAAAAACGGGATGGAGGAGGTAATGCTGCAAATCAAGTCTCTGATACTTTTGCCACTGGGAAAAAAGAAGTGGGTTTCCGCCGAACTGCTTCTTGTGGTGATGCTGAAGTTACAGAGACATCCTTCAGTGACATGCTTAAGAGTAATGCAAAGAAGCCCCCCCAGGAGGTTCATTCCTCAACAGCTGCTTCTGAGTCATTTGATGCAGCCCAGGGTGCTCGACGCAacaaaaagaaaggaaagaaagGGAGACAGATTGACCCAGCTCTTCTTGGATTCAAGGTTACAAGCAATCGCATAATGATGGGTGAGATACAGCGCATAGAGGACTAG